The Ahaetulla prasina isolate Xishuangbanna chromosome 5, ASM2864084v1, whole genome shotgun sequence genomic sequence GTGAGCCGCCATTCTCCAGGCCCAACTTCGCTTTCTGTGTCCTTAAGAGCCCCTTCGGCCGCCGTAgccgctctctctccctctctcttttttctctcgcTCATCCGCGCTGAAGAGGCTGGGCGCTTCTCGTCTCCCGACTTTCATTCAGCCGTGACTTCAGGTTGTCAAGGGCAGACTTCAGAGACGTCCATTTGCGGGGTCGGAGTGGCGGAAGTCATTGGAAGTACCGCAGATATGATTTGTTGAGAGGATGGGCGGGGCTTTCGCTGGAGCGGATCGattggtctgtctgtctatctattcagtctatctatctatctatatctattaatatgaataataatgaattaatgaattaatggaCTTGAGATCCTTGCTGAAAATCCACTCCCAAGACAGCTAGTAAAGATGTGCATTTGAGatggatttatttgtttatttatttatttcatttctttattttgtcaatcacatataagataacaggtaaaggtataaacataattttcttcaacaacaatacacaagcacacagtagattcaaacttaaagtgaaccgctccaatcttgattgtagaaaatatgacttccgtaacagagttgttaatgcctatgaagggaacatatatactaaaatactagaattagtaggaaacttgctaatgatatttgatgtcttggtctcttgtttgtataactgcacatggtaaatatctgtttcccataacactgacatatatatattgtgcccttttgtggttagaacataaatataccatcatggatggttattgaggtcacactgactaaattcctgaattgttactgatacctcatcccaccaatgacagtctctggaaattgtcagagtccatcatttgatctctccccaccccactctggctgagaacgtgtatgtcatcctccaggaaatcaagtggtaattaagaagacaaatggaaaagataataccacagaaagaagtcagattacattcactgacccttactattgtgtgacccgatgtaaatccaggagttagtttacattcactgatttatactatgggaacatgcaaaccagattccagaatacgcagatgccagagttgaggatttatgactttttgggtataagaggacattgctttctgtcataagttcgtagttcttccttgcatgtatcttGAGTATGttcggaacagctaaccatttaagcttgatcaagattaaatgctattttattcaagcctctgtttaagtctcttgattggcaggtatgagcttagacatattaataagatGGACTttacacctggaatgcactacctgactctgtggtctcttcccaaaatcccaaaatcttcaatcaaagactgtctactattgacctcaccccattcctaagaggtctgtaaggggcgtgcataagagcaccagcgtgcctaccgttcctgtcctaatgttccctttcattgtattcattttgtgtggttatttcatccttatttatttatttatttattttatttgttacaacaatatatgtaggtatcatacaaaagattatatagtatataaacacatatatgagtaaatataaggaggtataagcatatatataggaagaagaaaataaaaaacaataggacaggaacggtaggcacgtttgtgcgcttatgcacgccccttatggtcctcttaggaatggggtgaggtcaatagtacacaGTTTAAGCTtatagttttgggggtttggggaagaaaccacagagtcaggtagtgcattccaggcattggccactctgttactgaagtcatattttctgcaatcgagtttggagcggtttaccttgagtttgtagatactatttgctcgtgtattgttgtggttgaagctgaagtagtcattgacaggtaagacattgtggtagataattttgtgcactacgcttaggtcagactgaagtcggcgtagttctaagttgtctaagcccaacatttagagtctggtggcataaggtattttattgcgagcagaggagtggaggactcttcttgtgaaatatctctggactctcttgattgtatttatgtctgatatgcagtgcgggttccagaccgatgagctgtattcaaggattggtctagcaaaggttttgtacgctctagttagtagtacaatattacagtGAAGAATTTACCCTATaactttataatttaaattatatataattatataatttaccCTATAATTCAGGATTTTTAACCTTGCCAAGTTTAACATAGGAatagtatagagtagagtagaatagagtagagaagaaacataagaatagagtagaataaaaacagaatagaatagaatagaatagaatagaatagaatagaatagaatagaatagaatagaatagaatagaatagaattctttattggccaagtgtgattggacacacaaggaatttgtcttctgtgcagaagctctcagtgtacataaggagaataaaatacattcatcaagaataaaacgatgcaacacttagtggtagtcaaggttactaataagctatcaaaccgtacttggaaacaaataaaaacaatataaattgagagatataagcaacatggttatgtggatagagatagatactagtaaggaagagaataataatagtaatacagtcttagtaaattatttgacagtgttgagggaattatttgtttagcagagtgatggcattcgggggaaaactgtccttgtgtctagttgttctggtgtgcagtgctctatagcttgtggactttaagaatcttagaattctgggcattgaagtccagacaacttaaagctgccaagatttaCAAACATTATtatggagactccaggtagttcagaatgcagctgcgtgggtgatagagggagcccctcgtggctcccatgtaacacctctcctgcgcagactgcactggctacctgtggttttccgggtgcgcttcaaggttttggtaatgatcttcaaagcgctccatggcatagggccgggttacttacgggactgtctgctgccaccgaatgcctcccaccgacccgtgcgctctcacagggagggactcctcagggtgccgtcggccaggcagtgccgactggcgatgcccaggggaagggccttttctgtggggggctcccaccctctggaacaagcttcccccaggacttcgtcaacttcctgaccttcggactttccgccgcgagcttaagacacatttatttatctgcgcaggactggactagggttttaaatttttaaatgtctaaattttagatttggttttaaattgggttttattatttatatgtctattttaaatatttggcctttataataagttttttagatgaatgttttactttgtatatttatgtgttttttatatggctatacaccgccctgagtccctagggaaatagggcggtataaaagtacgaataaataaataaataaaataaataaaattattatacaggtaatcctcaacttacaaccacaactgagcccaaaagttccattgctaagtgaaacatttgttcattGAGTTATgcctcattttataacctttcaccacagttgttaagtgaatcatgccattattaagcaaatcagaCTTGTcctattgactttccttgtcagaagatcacaaaaggtggtcatatagtgcaggggtctccaaccttagtccctttaagacttgtggacttcaactcccagagtccctcagccagctttgctcccaaagctggctgagggactctgggagttgaagtccacaagtcttaaagggaccaaggttggagactcctgatataGTGCAACGTCTGCGACCGTCATATAAAaacattccagttgccaagcgtctgaaatttgataaatcataaatcacattttttcccaGTTCCGttattaactttgaacggtcactaaacaaatgtttgtaaatcgaggactacctttaaaagAATGCTGCTGTCTTGGTCTGTATGTAGTTTAACTCGCGACAACAATCGTATCCTTGTTCTTTAGGGATGTTTGAACAAATCACATGCATACAATTTATTTCCTGGTACTGTATTTGCTGGCGTCACGATTGTTTTGCACCGGAGCAGgtcaggaattattttttttacactgaGTTGGCTTTTGGTTTTCTTGAATTAGCTTCAAGCCgcccaggttgagaaatgctgggtttaaggttctacagaggaattattgagtctgtcatttgcacctctataactgtctggttcggttctgcaacccaacaagaaaaacacagacttcagaggataattagaactgcagaaaaaataattgctaccaacctgccttccatggaggacctgtatactgcacgaatcaagaagagggccgtgaaaatatttacagacccttcgtatcctggacataaactgtttcaactcctaccctcaaaacgacgctatagagcactgcacaccagaacaacaagacacaagaacagttttttcccgaaggccatcactctgctaaacaaataattccatcaacactgtcagactatttactgaatctgcactactattaatcgtttcatagttcccatcaccaatctctttccacttatgactgtatgactataacttgttgctggcaatccttatgatttatattgatatattgaccatcaattgtgttgtaaatgttgtaccttgatgaaggtatcttttcttttatgtacactgagagcatatgcaccaagacaaattccttgtgtgtccaatcacacttggccaataaaaaaattcaattctattctattctattctattctattctattctattctattctaaaagccagggtcctaaaggtgctttttcaagaggcaacaggactttctggttttttttctttgaagacgtttcacttctcatccaagaagcttcttcagctctgactggatggtggggaatggatggattgattctccttgcagacagctggtcgtttgcatcctttttagagattcACTGGGGCCACTTGGAAGCtggtctgtgtcctcaggggccgggatagctcaggcaatagagaagcctgttattaacacacaaagcctgcaattactgcaggttcaagtcccaccaggcccaaggttgactcagccttccaccctttataaggtaggtaaaatgaggacccagattgttgggggggcaataagttgactttgtaaaatatacaaatagaatgagactattgccttatacattgtaagccgccctgagtcttcggagaagggcggggtataaatgtaaacaaaaaaaaaaaataggtgtggagccttcttggagctgCTGAAAGGACTGCGTTGTAGGTTggagatacaacatcatctatctccagtccaatttcagcagttccaagaaggctccacacccatttgtgccactcaggtgaccctgaaggcagagacaaacctccaagtggcctccagAACTctccaaatgaccagctgtctgcaaggaggatcaatccttccattccccaccatccagtcagagccgaagaagcttcttggatgagaagtgaaacgtcttcaaagaaaaaaacaagaaagttccagttgcctcttgaaaaaaaagcacctttaggacaaccatgacctggatgacggagacccTCCATAGACAAAAGTCAgagacttatttatttgtttcccgagtttattattttttacaaagaaGTCCAGGTGATAAAAATACCCAACACAATTTGTTCCCTCCTATTTACCCCACATCAGCCACCTGGTGAGGTAGTTcggctgagagagagaatgattggccgaaagtcatccagctgatttgcatgccaaaggtgggactagaactcaccgtctcctggtgattggcccaaagtcacctagctggctgtcatgcctaaggcaggactagaactcaccatctcctggtgattggcctaaagttacccagctggctgtcatgcctaaggcgggactagaactcaccatctcctggtgattggcccaaagttacccagctggctttcatgctgaaggcaggactagaactcaccatttcctggtgattggcccaaagtcccctagctggctttcatgcctaaggcaggactagaactcaccatctcctggtgattggtccagagtcacctagctggctgacatgcctaaggcgggactagaattcaccatctcctggtgattggcccaaagttacccagctggctttcatgctgaaggcaggactagaactcaccgtctcctggtggttggcccaaagttacccagctggctttcatgctgaaggcgggactagaactcaccgtctcctggtaattggcccaaagttacccagctggctttcatgctgaaggcgggactagaactcaccatttcctggtgattggcccaaagtcacctagttggctttcatgcctaaggcgggactagaactcaccatctcccactttctagactagtaaccactagatcaaactgggttAAGGTTAGTTAGTCCTTCCTTTGACATGGAAACCAAAGGGGTGATCTTGAATGACTGAACTGTTTCTCAGCCCTGATCAGTGTCCCTGCCACAAGCTGGTTAAAAGATAAACCCTCTTTCAACGTCAACTTTGTTGTGTGGATGAAGTGAGCACAGTCCAGTAGTTATTCTGTAGGGAATTCCTCCACTGCTCCCTGAATAATTAATTATTGCAGTGAGCCTTAATTATTGGTTTGCGTTTGATTCCACAAGTTATGAAAAAGATTTCGTAATCTTGAAGACAGAAAACTCAAAATAACCTCACCTTGACTTTGCTTACTATAAGACGGATCGAGATAAATTTATGCAGGTTTTCGGGGTTCTGTTACTGTATCCTAAAGTTGTAcagaaagtcctcgacttatgaccacaattgagcccaacgtatctgttgctaagcaagacagttgctgagtgaactttgccccatttttcttgccccagttgttaagtgaaccactgcgagctgactgtatttgtcagcaatttattcttgctacagatatcagctctggcaacgaattgcctgccaagtcctccttatctcttcaatgctactgcggtctgttgctgaagcaacccagagttcagaagtaaacagaagtccgaaaGGCCAATTCCCGAGTCTTGcaataaagcagccgaagtttccaaaagtcagtttttgtccgtcacggagcccaaaggcagctccacccacttttataccctgtggggtgtggctccgtgactcagcactccctgggccagccccttcctttcttttgctgtgcacgcttcactcggcatcgctgccttgcatctagccacgattgatcctcctcagctggctcttggggcgttgccagggagaaggaggggtcgggggaaagaggccatgtcagctccaccacctggcctgcctctggaatctggagcggagccagagaggaaggttctgcagagggaagccctgtcagctcttccccctcactctctgagtcactctctgccaggaagcccggctcggagcccgcagacacaacatgcggtggttaagtcagtaacacggttgttaagtgaatcgggcttcccccattgacgttgcttgtcagaaggtgatcacataacaccgggacactacaaccgtcataaataggaatcagttgccaagtgtctgaattttgaccgtgTGACTTTTGCAACGATATGAagagtgaaaaacgatcataagtcgctttttcagtcccgttgtaacttcaaatggccactaaatgaatgtttgtaagtcaaggacttgctTTACCTTTGACATCCCCGTGACATGTGTTGGATAACCTGGAGTACCTTGAAGAGCTGACACCTGTTAGAACAGGTTAATGCAGAAACCTGACCTCCTGGCATCTGAAAACaagatgattggcaactggctATCTATATATCAACCTATACATCTGTCATTACACAGGtaaactcaaaggtgctttttcaagaggcaactggactttctggtttttctttgaaggcatttcgcttctcatccaagaagcttcttcagctctgactagatggtggggaacggaaggatttatactcctggcaagccgctggtcatttgcatccttttagcgagtcgttaaggtcacctggatatttatctgtgtcctctcaaggtcacctgagtgatgcaaatgggtgtggaacaggggtgaaatgctaccggttcagaccggttcggccgaactggtagcaatggcggcgcgtGGTTCggggaaccagtagcaaaggcagCGCGAGAGTCCgctcacctgcccagacgtcattaGTTCCTGGTttgaaccaggaagtaacctgttttttgaccttccgcgcatgcgcagagggtccaaacgCATATGGAGCAcgtacttccgaaccggtagggaaggtaagtagatttcacccctggagtggagccttcttggagctgCTGAAAGGACTGCTTTGTAGACTGTAgagagatgatgtcatatcccttttGAGAGAGGgcagttcaattttgacatagatggcctcctgGACCCCTCTTTCAAGCCAGCggtcttctctgtccaaaatgagaagcgaaacgtcttcaaagaaaaaccagaaagtccaattggctctttcttgaaaaagcacctttgagacaaccatgacctggaggactgagaacctccacagaGATTTACACTGATAAACCCTCATCTTCCTGTTGGCCTCTTTTCTGTTTTGTGAGAATGCCCACCAAGATCCAAAAAGTTCCCAAAAGATCTCAAACTCCAGACAAGGAGCAAAGGCTAAGAGATCCTAGACTGCTCAAATTCACCAGACATCTGGAGTGATCTTCTGCCAGACATCTGGAGTGATCTTACGTAGTCCAGTGCTGGGAAAGCTACCCGAGAGAtcttctagatcagtggtagtcaacctggtccctaccgcctactagtgggcgttccagctttcatggtgggaggtaggggttttgtccaatactgaagcactttcctttttttaatttaattactttttaatttaaaaaaaatttatagcattatttaaaaacattttcattaggttttcataaaaatccccttgacaatttaaatttctgaaaatatactatttgtatcgcccgcgcataagtttagttcgcgttatgtaagtgaaactaaatggcgctatagtgcgaccgcaaacaaaagagcctcatcccagaatagctcacacatctccccccacaccacccagctgtaacagacaagcagagctggtagccggcgccccccccaaccccaatccacgatgcgtgagaggcatgcgcagacgatgatacacagcgcattactgtggaaccggtgggcggttagaaaattttactactaacagagatacaaaagtgggcggtaggtatgaaaaggttgactacccctgttctagatcttgTGAGTTTATGAGTTTTGAGCTACCACCAATGGAACATAAAATTGTAGAAGAAGTCATTGGCTTTGAATCGAAAGCCTTTTTCCGGAACGTAGCTCTGGAAGGAAGTCTTGTAACCTTTGGCTTCCACATCCATCTTGATGCAGTCCAGGAGATCCTCAATGTTTGGGGCAGCTTTCCACGGGCCAAACTGGACCACGGATTTCTTGGAGGTATCTAAGGTACTGAGAGCATCGCTGCACTTTGCCACATCTTCCAAAGTCTTCATCACGCAGAGCATGACGCCGGATTGGCGGGAGGCCACAGCTTCCGCCCGGGCGATTCGGATCATCAACTCGATGTTTTCGGAATAGTTGGGCACCCGAGCTAGGAATTGCTTCCTGGCCACCAGCTCACCAAAGATCTGAGGAGACTCTTCCAGTTGCTTGATGAGAGGCTTGATGTCATAGTAAGTGGCTTCTTTGTAGACCTCCTCAACGTGTTGCAAGGGGACCTGATCGCTACGCAGGTACTCAAGGATGTATTTAAAATAAGTCCCAGGCCGGTCTAGGAAGAATCGCCCCACCGAATCTGTTCGGGGTTTAGCCTGGCCAAACATCTCAGCCAATTTGGAACCTGGGTACTTCTTCAAGGTGCTCAATGTGGTGGTGAAAATCTGCCCGCCAACGTTTAGCTCGACGATTTGACACTGCAGATGAGAAAAGGGAGGTTttgagaagggaaagagcagatgacagccaaccttggcaactttaagacttgtggacttcaacttccagaattcctcagccagctttgctggttttgACCTAGACTTCCCCAGCAGCATatgtatttaatttacagtgaattcctctccagcaaagtctttcctctcccaccgtctttcaagatagttcacaattaccgacctttatcaggcttggagagtggccaggccgatatccttCAGAggccgcaatacttggcaaggatgcaggaatgaactaattgtctcctgcaaacaccccTCTACTTTCGCTCcttttttattccctctgggaggggcccttcatcgtccacctgtggccttactcccaagtagacccttgttctttagctgttcccttcgtctgcgcatacgcacactgggaacaggctccagctgtttgtctgcctcactgatgtctgactccgaaggcagctgataactgtcggatggccctggccctctctctgcctccgacgcagagccttcatcagagccttccccagactccaggactggcccaggttcctccccaacctccttactgtacgaatctgctgccagatccgccggc encodes the following:
- the KCTD14 gene encoding BTB/POZ domain-containing protein KCTD14, whose protein sequence is MSNSPEPKMLGKQSPANLPTCQIVELNVGGQIFTTTLSTLKKYPGSKLAEMFGQAKPRTDSVGRFFLDRPGTYFKYILEYLRSDQVPLQHVEEVYKEATYYDIKPLIKQLEESPQIFGELVARKQFLARVPNYSENIELMIRIARAEAVASRQSGVMLCVMKTLEDVAKCSDALSTLDTSKKSVVQFGPWKAAPNIEDLLDCIKMDVEAKGYKTSFQSYVPEKGFRFKANDFFYNFMFHWW